The stretch of DNA AGGCGAGCCAGCCGCCTTCAGCGCCCGCACGCGAGGCGAGGGACCAGCGCGACGGGCAAGGGGGGCCGACGTCATCGCGTCACAGTTCCACGACGGAAGAGGAGAGACATGACTGCAACCTGACATAAGGATTATTTTCGGCTTTCGGTAGAAGAGCTCGTGCGCTCGATTCGGGCGTGCGACTGCTGCTGATCGGCGTCGAGCGGTAGAGATCAAGACGCGACGCGAACGCCTGGTCTCGAACGTCGCACCCCGGCCATCCGCTTAGCGGCTCCTCAGTAACCCCTCTGGCCGTGGTTGCATACCATTACACGCCCCGTGCTTCTATCGGGCGTCCGCGGAACCAGGAAGCTTAGAGCCTTGCACCACTGACCTAGTCTGTGGTGTCAATGAGTAGATCGTTCACGTAGTCGGTCAGGGGCTTGAGCCTCCGACCATATTGGTTGAGCTGATCCGGCCAATAGGCGTGTAGCAACTACCGGGTCAACCACAGGTACACCTGGGTCAGGTCCCGCCCGGCCAGGGCCGCGGGCGAGCAGCATGTCGCCGAGCAGCTGCTCGCCGCGCGGGTCGAAGTAGGCGTCGGTCCGCGCACCCGGGTCGCGCGCCGAGGTCGAGAACCGCGCCTCCCGCGATTGAGAGCGGGCGTTGGTTGGACGCGGGATCGGGGTGTCGGGGGCGCAGCTGTGGGCTTGACGCACGTGTTCTGCTGGCTCGCCGTCATCGTCGTTGGGGCGACCGCCCCAGGTTCACCCGATCGTGCTGGCTCTTGGCGTGCCTGCTCGCAGGACCCTGGCCGTCGGTTGCAGAGGCCGGCGCAGTGGGCGGCGGCCCGACGACGGCACGGCCCAGTTGTTTGTGTCCGTCAGGCGCCAGGTGTCGTCTGACGATCGGAAGGAGGGTCGCCCAGAGGGCTGCGGCTGAGGGCTCCATGCCCCGTTCGTGGTGCGTCAGCGCGTTGCTGAACGCTTGGAGGGCCCGAGCGTCGGCCGTGGACCTCGTGTCTGGGTCGGGCCTCGCGCCCCGGAAGTGGAGGTTGTCGACGGCGTCGGTCAGAAGGCCGCCCCGAGTTCCTTCCACAGCACGAGCGAGAAGTTGCAGCAGGTCGTGCAGGGCTGCCAGGCCGTCCGGCTCGCGGAGCATGAAGGAGTGATGGTGCAGCTCTCGCTCAAGCCGGCGCAGCTGAGCGAAGAGCGCGACGGGCAGCTTGACGGACTGGCCCCGGCCAGCCGGTACGTGGACGTCCTCGCGCCGCGCGACAGCGTCCGCCGTGCGAGGGTTCGGGCCACGCCTGGCCCATCGTCGTTCGAGCCGCGGTAGGGCGAGGTCGGGGGCGAGTTTGCTGCCGCCGAACCACACCGGCTGCCCGCGGTCGTCGTGGTCGCCGGGCCAGGCGACGGCGTACCCGGTGCGCAGTGCGGGGTGCTGTCTGCTGTGGCGTTCGCGGATGAGCAGGCCTTGGTTGCGGAGCCGGTCCAGGAAGTCTTCGGTGCTGGTGGCGCCAGCGGCGGCGATGCGGACCTCTCGGCGCAGGGTGAGGCGGGGTGCCTCGCGTCGGGCGTGCCGGGCGGCCTTCTCGGTCTCGGCGCGGGTGGGCCGGCGCGGTGCGGTGCGATCGCGGGGTGCTGTGCGGACGAGGTGGTAGCGGTCCTCGAGGTCGCGGCACGCTCGCCCGACGCGGTAGTAGTCGTTGGACGGTCGGGCCGGGCGCCCGTCCTCGCGGGCGAGGGTGACCACCAGGTGGATGTGGTCCTCGGCGTGTCGTACGGCGACCCATCGGCACCCAATGATGTCCTCGGGTGAGGCGCCGGCGGCGGGGGGCACGAGACCGGTCCGGTCGAGGACTTCGCGGGCGACCGCGCCCCACTGCCCGTCGGACAGTCGGGGGTCGGTCGGTGCGACGCGCAGGGCGCAGTGCCAGACGGGGTTTGCCGGCGGGCGAGGGCAGGCCTGCAGCGGCTGCTCGAGCAGGTTAGCGAGCCGGCGGACGTCGTGCCGACCCTCACGTACGGCGGGCTCGAGCAGTTGCGGGTCGTCCCAGGCGCCGACGAGGTGCGGGTCGGTGTGCTCGTTAGCGCGCCCGGGGCCGTAGAGGTAGCGGAGCAGCCCGGCGACGTCGCTGCCACGGACGATCTTGCCGATCATGCCGCGGACGAAGTTCCCCGCTCGAGGCTGGCGAGCTGCCCCTGGGCCTGACTGCGCACGCGCTGGGCGGTCCGTACCGACAACTCATGCCCGCGGCCGCGCAGGTGCTCGGCCAGGGCGACAGCGGTCAGGTGGGGGGCGTGCTGCAGCAGCGCGACAGCATCGGCCACTCGATCAGGGTGCCGCTCCGGCCGTCGGCGGCCTCGCTCCTGAGCCTGCGGTGTGACGGCCGCTGGCTCCGGCAGGTCCGCGGGTTCGATCCCCTTGAGACCGTGGGTGGGCAAGGCCGCAGGAGGACTCGAGGCGGCGTGGTCGGCGGAGGGTGCAGCAACGTGGCTCGGATCAAGCGCTGCGAGGGCTTCCTGCCGCCAGGCAAGCCACGTCCTGAGCGGTGCGAGGAACCAGAGCACCGGGTGGCGGCGGGGCAGCGCAGGCTTCACGGAATGCGGGGCATGGGTGAGTCGGGCGTCCCTCCGGGCGTCGCTCACCGCGGACTCGAGGCAGACGACGAACATTGCCGGGGGTACGGCGTGCACGAGCACTCCGACCAGCCCGCGCGCTGCCGCGGCGTTGGCCAGGACCGACGCGGTGGAAAGGGTCAGGACCAGCGCACGCAGACCTGTAGCGCTCCGACCTTTGCGTGCTGCCATGGCGACCTTGAGGCTGAGCACGACGATCCCGAGGTCGAACGAGAGCGGCACGGCGGGGGCAAGCCAGGGAGAGAACCCGCCGACGGACAGGGCCAGGTCG from Vallicoccus soli encodes:
- a CDS encoding relaxase/mobilization nuclease domain-containing protein produces the protein MIGKIVRGSDVAGLLRYLYGPGRANEHTDPHLVGAWDDPQLLEPAVREGRHDVRRLANLLEQPLQACPRPPANPVWHCALRVAPTDPRLSDGQWGAVAREVLDRTGLVPPAAGASPEDIIGCRWVAVRHAEDHIHLVVTLAREDGRPARPSNDYYRVGRACRDLEDRYHLVRTAPRDRTAPRRPTRAETEKAARHARREAPRLTLRREVRIAAAGATSTEDFLDRLRNQGLLIRERHSRQHPALRTGYAVAWPGDHDDRGQPVWFGGSKLAPDLALPRLERRWARRGPNPRTADAVARREDVHVPAGRGQSVKLPVALFAQLRRLERELHHHSFMLREPDGLAALHDLLQLLARAVEGTRGGLLTDAVDNLHFRGARPDPDTRSTADARALQAFSNALTHHERGMEPSAAALWATLLPIVRRHLAPDGHKQLGRAVVGPPPTAPASATDGQGPASRHAKSQHDRVNLGRSPQRR
- a CDS encoding DUF2637 domain-containing protein — translated: MTVAQPEPAPNSQHICERRDRLGSPHSPSRVGDSITRGVVAGGLGLLAVIGFAASYETLRDLALSVGGFSPWLAPAVPLSFDLGIVVLSLKVAMAARKGRSATGLRALVLTLSTASVLANAAAARGLVGVLVHAVPPAMFVVCLESAVSDARRDARLTHAPHSVKPALPRRHPVLWFLAPLRTWLAWRQEALAALDPSHVAAPSADHAASSPPAALPTHGLKGIEPADLPEPAAVTPQAQERGRRRPERHPDRVADAVALLQHAPHLTAVALAEHLRGRGHELSVRTAQRVRSQAQGQLASLERGTSSAA